The following is a genomic window from Amyelois transitella isolate CPQ chromosome 23, ilAmyTran1.1, whole genome shotgun sequence.
aaagaagtaaaactgtaaatatatattttaaatttattacaatacaaaCAAGTATGCATTATAAACCCTGTTAAACGATTGTATATCGATTTACTGTGATTTTAACTGGTGTGAAACTATCGTAACGTTAGTGAGCTGAGGCCTTTAGATGTGTGATTgcgtaatttaatatatatgaaAGGTTTTCTGTTTAAATTGTTTGTAGTATTTCAAAAACTCCCCAGGGATGCCTTCAAAAACTATCGGAATCtaccaaaaattttaacaacacCCGCGTTATGGGTTTGTGTAACATATTTGTAGATGACTTTTCGTTTCAtgttatcaaattattttaatgaatcaaTATTTGTGTACACCTGTATCAAGCAATTGGCATTTGACTGATGTTAGCAAGTTTAATAGCGCTTAGTGTCAAGTCAGAAAAATTAAcgattttgtataatatttagggcctagttttaattaaattctatgTTATGTGTAACATTGCCTTTATTTGCATCACATTCACATTTGAAGTGATctcaacatttaaatattaacggtcagtttttatatttctatcattcaattattatatttttaaaatatatcgtTATAAATAAGAgaattactatatttttataaaaaagtttaattgaCATTTATTGTAACTATCATTGgtgcaataaattaatgtattttagtaataccaaaatatactatattataatacgTTACATTGtgtttaatttcttaaatcacacttgcattaaaataaaactaaacaatTCCAAACTCTAAgaagaaaaagtaattaaaattacaatcaggtacaattaacaattaaaatgtattgttcTCATCCCCAAGCCCCAAAGCGAGTTTCATTTCAATAGAATATGTCTCATCAATGCGATCAAAATTATCCCTTTCTCCATCACCAACACAATCTTCAAATACATCATCACCGTCAATTGTTTCAGATTCATCAACGAACGATTCAAATTCAACTTTGGAATCATTCAGTTCTGCATTTTTTAGATCATTAGATTCCCCTTTACAATCATCATCGTTTTGTTGCGTATCTATATCCGATTTAACAACATCGGTTGTTTCTTTAGAATCATCTTTAGCCTCCGTACCATGATCACTTTCATTGTCTTCATTAATCTTAACCATTGCGTTGACCTTATCTTCAGTTAGCGTGTCTTCAAGAGAAGTATCGTGACTTGGTACAAGGGTGTCTTCGTTGTCATTATCGTCGACAGCAGACTCGGGCGGGCTGACAGGGACGTAGTTGACAAACTCGCCCGCCCGCCATCTTTGTTCTGCCACTTCCATGTGCACTTCGAGAATGCGTGAAACTTCGGGCAgctgaaatttaatattgatattaaGACTAAGTGTTTATAACTGACCATTTGTTTATAGTTTTCAATTTACGTCATAAatacattacaataaattttcttaattctTTTTCAAGTTATTGACCAGAATatctgagggataggcttataaacttgggattcttcttttaggcgatgggctagcaacccgtcactatttgaatctcaattctatcattaagccaaacagctgaacgtggcctatcagtcttttggctctgtctaccccgtaagggataaatatgtgatcatatgtatgtatctgaaaaaacaattttatctcATGGTaacttatgttttttaatgccCATATTAGCTTAAGGTTCGCTTCAAttgtaaaatcaaattttgcaTAGTCACCATACGCAACATGACTTAGCAAGTCAACTCGTCATTACCCTTTCTTAAAAAGTAGTTCTGAtgataaaagaaagaaagtagTTCTTTCTGTATATCCTCAAGTCAGAACTTATAACAAACATAGAATTTTATCTTCAGCAGATATTAATCATAACACATCACTCACAGTGTATTCATTCTCCAGTTGCCCCGATATGTGCTCTATGATCGCGTTTGTCTTGTTATCTATCTTCCCCGCGTGGCTGTTCAGCACGTCGATCTGCCGGAACATCTCCCTCTCCTCGTACTGCTGCGTCCGCGTCAAGATCTCAGACGCCACTGATTGGTCGATCCTCGCGTTCTTCGTCATGTCCGAGTAGTTTATGCCTGGAGATTTGGAAATGATTAGCTTGAACAGTTAGGACTCTTCTGATACAGAAAGACTGACCGACGGAAGCTGATATTTGGTGCTCAATGatgatatttttagaaattcccTCAGGGTCGATAACAAACAGAATATTACGCGTGCGaagaattattcattttatatgtACGCTCGATTTCATatttgcagtcatagttcgcaaaactttacaGCTTGCGTTCACCGCTTTCACTCACACATTTACACAAATAACATAGTAAACAACAATTCTGATTATAGCTACTAGTTGTATAATTTAACCAAGTCCattatattacaatttaataatattactcaatcgttttaatatttttttgtttttaaatcttgtaatttaaatatctgtatttcatacttatttatttgtttgttttagtgGGTTGCGGTgaagcgttgggtaacgcgacatcaagaagagggtagcgTAAAAAAGTGGACCGCGCAGCGGCCGTCATTTGCTTATCAACGCGACACATTCTTACCTATGTTAGGatcgtgtgcagacaaactttcaaccttaatgaaatgacataagtttGGCAGTcacaggcttccctctataggcaaataaTGAGCGATGTTGATTTCTCGATCGACAactatcgggcccagttcggccatcgttgataaccgtctctgtctgttttgttatttaatatgtCAAAGAATAATGAACTGTTTTACTtggtaatcattggtattaaagaccgtatcaATTTGATCgaataattattctttttaaatatgcaagtGTGTGTgaatctagtggaaccacagtgcacgctatttcaACCcgttaaagttttaaaactatgactgcagatatgaacgcgatcgtacctAATGGTTTTACTAACCTTGTGAAGGATATCTACCGTCTTCATAAgaattaattgtatttatgaTAGATCTCTTCGCTTCCTTATCTGTGGCTTGGTCCGATTCATGTTTTGATGACGATGGCAAATTTGTAACTTCTGAAAATGACGTGAGTTTAAGATtgcattattttgttgtaacaCCATTAATAGGTGCCTAACATATGTGATTTGACTACTCCAACTCAACTACCACTCCGCAACCTAATGGTTAGACAACTATACACCGCAGAAACTagaaaacaaaactttttttaattctgccTGGTAAAATATAAGCTAATTGTTAAGATCCCTCTAAAGAAATCAACGGATGCTTTTGAAACGGTTTTGCCCTTCTCAGCCGGGAAACAACactgtataatataattgacaagctgtgcccgcgactccgtccgcgtggaatagtaattttgggcatcattgaagccctcaaggatgaataattttccccatttttttttcacattttccattatttcttcgctcctgatagttgcagcgtgatgtaatatagcctaaagccttcctcgataaatggtctattcaacacaaaaataatttttcaatttgaaacaGTAGTTCCTgtattagcgcgttcaaacaaacaaactcttcggctttataatattaatatagatatagattgtTAAGATCCCTCTAAAAAAGTAAACGGATACTTTTAAAGCGGTTTTGCCCTTCTCAGCCGGGAAACCacaatgtataatataattgataatAACCAGCCGACACTAACCACCCTCGTCTTTAACTTTATCTCCGCGTCCGTCATTATTACCGCCACTGTCATCCGCACCTTTACCATCTTTTGTCTcaccaatatttttatcattttcattCGTTTTGTCAATAcaaccattattttttattgtattttcattatttttcattgtatttccattatttttcattgtatTTCCATTGTTTTCATTTGATTTACCAACACTTTCAtcagttttgtttgttttaccaACATTTTCACCATTTTCGCTCTCAACTTTACTTTTGTTAGCTGTGGAAGGTCTGAATGATGTTCTATTGATATTCTTTATTTGCACATCGATTTCTGGTTCACTGGAACTGCTGTCGCTTGAGATATTAATCGATTCTGTTTCACCTGACGATGCTggttaaaataagtttttaatagcggttttaatattgtttaaagaAGCCGAATCTTTGCCTCAAGACTTAGCTACACTAAGGCTTATgtatgactagctgtgcccgcaacttcgttcgcgtggaatagttgtttagggcatcattgaagccctcggatgaataattttccccgttaaTTTcacatattcttttatttctttgcttcttatagttgcagcgtgatgttatatagcctaaaaccttcctcgataaatggtctattcaacacaaaaagaatttttcaattcgaaccagtagttcctgagattagcgcgttcaaacaaacaaacaaactcttcagctttataatattagttctATCTATCTTTACATCACTCTGACTCTCATCAAAGCgtattctttcttctttctttatgTTAATCAAGACCGTCGCATGAAACAAACATTATCTTAACGATCTTAGAAACTGGAAAAAGAACAGCCTCCAATCGATattctccttttttgaagtcgattAAATTACTAAAACCTTATCCTGAGCGTATTAAACACTATCCTGATAACCTCATCAATATCGGTTTAGGGAAACGCAAGATAATCgttgacaaacatacatacaagtcAAACTGAGAgcaatcttttttttacttggaCTTACGTGCCGATTCCACCACCTCCTCGCCGATCTCGTACTCCACATTGGTCTCCGGGACCTGCTTCTCGACGTACTGATACAAAATGGCGCCGGGGACCCGAGTAAGTTTGACTTTGCTCTCATCTGCAAACATTCATCGCTAAATAATGATGTGAAACAAGTCCTTATCATCatcttatatataactagaggccgcccgcgacttcgtccgcatggaaaccctatcaatcccgcgggaactctgggataaagaGTAGcttatgtgttattctgggtcgtccgctacccacataccaaatttcatcgtaatcggttcagtagtttttgcgtgaaagagtaacaaacatctatactgacaaaactttcgcatttataatatttgtaggattacaaaatatagtatcgttaagttagtatcacGTAATATAAGTTACGAACTTACTTCTTAcgtctgtgtaatttttacatatatatttatttttcaacttaataataaactttttggcCCAtgaactttggattctttctttaggcgatgggctagcaacctgccactattttaatctcaattctatcattatgctaaacagctgaacgtggcctatcagtcttttcaagactgttggctctgtctaccccgcaagggacgtaactcaatgtatgtatgtatgtcaactTTACcgaaatagtatttttttattcacaccATTCAACCTtgtatcataatattttatggacacactagcgacccgccccggcttcgcacgagtgcaaaattcggaaaaaaattatacataaaaaccttcctcttgaatcactcaacctgttacaaaaaaccgcatcaaaatccgttgcgtaattttaaagatttaagcatacagacaaacagactaaaatagcgactttgttttatactatgtagtgattaaaaatttatttaaataattcaccAGGTTTTTCACCTCCGGTCAGTTGGCTCAGAGCGATCCTGTCGAATGCGTTATCATTTTTGTACGTCGTATAGGACACTTTCTCTGTCACTTCATGCGCCGGCACACACTCCTGCGCCTTGTAAAACGCGTCCATTGTTTCTTTGTCGTACAGTTTCTgaaattattacttacatacatacatatgtattacttacatacatagatagtttgttccgccgcttcttctacacatgcgctttggaagcggtagtagttataattagatttaagttatgtgacgtcaataagtgataccttgtatccaattttgaaaataaatctattctattctattctatagtgTACGGGTACGAGTTGAACGGTTGAGGTGCCCGGCTAATTCGTGTGGGGACACAGGTTCAAACCCTACTTCGACCGTCTACCGATTACTCTTCTGAGTTATgtagtacattagtttaagtgCTAACGGATGCTCTTTGGGTGAGGCAAAGAAAAGATAATAAAGCCACGTATTACGTTAGCaggaatacctacatacatatggtcacgtctatatcccttgtggagtagacagagccaacagtcttgaaaaggaataagtcaataagccaaatagctgaacgtggccatttagccacgttcagctatttggcttattgatagaattgagattcaaatagtgacaggttgctaacccaacgcctaaaaaagaatcccaagtttgtaagcatatcccttagtcgccttttacggcatccatgagaaagagatggagttttttgtattggtgccgggaaccacacggcctacATAATGTAccagtaaataatattgttgcaCGTAAGACACTGTACATACTCAGCGAGGTTACCAACTTCTCACAATTCACCTTATTATAAGTTGttgattaatattaataaaccaTTATTTCATTCCCATATTGTTTACCGgtctttgtaattttttaatttaccacCGACATATGATGTAAGGCACAATTATGgcattgaataaaatatatctataacatttaaaatatttcgtgtttaaattttatcaaccaAGATTCATGAAtagtccacgatttagatttaagagatctatatttgtaaattgacgtccggagaaaatgctgcagtgtagtttgttccgccgcttcttctacacatgcgctttggcaGCGGTAGTggttataattagatatttaagtgatgtgacgtcaataagtgataccttttatccaattttgaaaataaatctattctgttctattctattccattcCATTCTAATCTATTCACAGTTCTTACCATAGGATCTACGGCCGGCTCTCCTCTGTCGATTCTGGCCTGTCGTTCTTCCTGCTCTCTATCCAGCTCGGCGAAAATCTCCAAATCTTCCGCACTCGGCTTCATGTCTTCATCATCGTCAATGTTGTCAGCATTCATATTGTGCATGTAGTTTATCAGAGCTACACCGTCGCCTGAACTGTGCTGCACTGTGGATACAATATCGTAACTATTCGAAATGAGATAGGCTAAAATAAAGTGGTTCCAAATCACCCTAATCTTGTactaacattttaaatttcaggcATTTTCAAACTCATAATTAACCGTCGTTTGCCGTGAACGGAGACCTCAAgaaatttattgtatattcttaaaattttcactaaCAGGTTATGTCCGAAAAGtcgtaataataataccttAAATAACCTTAAATCGGCTGGAGTTATTTGTcagaaatataaacattatcttgcctatctataaataaacttaccacTATCTCTTCTTTGATCAATGTCCCCACTAGAATTTCTAGACTGGTTTTCATTATCTTTCTTCtcaatattttcatcttttttattttcttctttagaTTTTTCTGATTTACCATCACCATCAAAAGGCTCTTCATTTGAAGGTTTGTCCTCGTCGTGccttatttcattaataacCACTTTCTTTAGAGGTTTCTTAATCTTGCTTGCAGAACTCTTCTTTTTCAAACTTGGTTTTAATTCCTTCTCACTGATTATCTTTTTATCATGATCAATTATGAGATTACCCTCTTCTACAATACCACTAACAAATTTCGCTTCTCCGACTGTAGGTTTCTCGTTGACAGGATTTACTTGCTCAACTGGTTCAATTATTTCAATCAGAGCCTTTTTCTTGGCATCTTCTGGTACCGTTTTTTCTTCTGATATAACTTCAGTTATTTTCGCTTTTGATTTCTTTCCCATTCCATGTTCTGAAAAAGATTATTGCTATTATAATACCATGTTTTACTATGATTCACTTAcctgaaaatatatatgattCATTTACCTGCCAATATCTGCGATGCTTTCTTCCGCTCTATGTGTGGTTGCTGACTAAACATCAAATTGCCCAAAGCTGAGAAGTTTGACATGAAATCgctgaaaaattataatagatttacgaaaaagtaaattattatctCGTTTGGTAAAACGTAAGGAACAAGCTTGGGGGAgtttcagaaataaaaacCTAAATAATAGAAACAATAACAGTTACAATGCGCATATAAACGACTCATTGCCGTCATCAACTTTTCAAGGCCATCGGATCTGTCTTATCCGTAAAGGACTATTGAGACAATACTTACTCGCCGCGGCTGGTAGACGGACTCTGGACTTCCCTATATCCTCCCCAGTAATCGTCCTGGGGAGGCATTGGGTTGTGGCTGACTTCCTGCACCAAACACTTTCCCTGCTCAATGTTGGACCATTCTATCATGTTTGTTGTAGTTcctgtaatatatttaaattgcttTTAATAGTAGTTTCATCTGAGGTAAAAATTAGGCTATTCTGACGTTTGTAGATACATTAGCAGTTAATTAATTCTTTGTTTCTCGGTTTCGATCCAAAAGTAGGCGATCAAATCATCCGACCAGATTGAATATCTGAATATGATGAAAAGTAACAATGTTAGAATTTTCAGCACTATAATGGTTAATACGGGTgggtatttatattgtaaaatacattataagtTGTTGAtactaaatacatactttaaattggaaaataaatttctagCAGAATCGTCTACTAAATTAACTTTATCGCTAAATTCCTTACCATCTTCTTTGTCTTCCACTTTAAAATCTTCACTGTCAACATCACTACTCTCTTCGCTTGTACTGTCATCAGCTTCAGACCCTGTCAGCATGTCAACCGCAACACCGTCTTTTACTTTAACCTCGCTTGGACCAAATTTCTGCTCCAAAATGGATGGTCCCTCGGTTTCATCGACTTCTGTAGTTACTGGCTTAGGTTTATTTTCAGCATTCTCTTTTTGTTCTTCTCCCTGTCAAGTTTTAATAGAAACTATCATAATCTTCGTCTGATTTTCATTTCGCCTAGCGTGGGTAAATGTCTTTTTATCTCACCTTCGCCAaaagacataaataaaaattcggTTGCAGTAGGTATAAACCCAAAATTGAAACAAGAATATATCagtaatgtacaaaaaaaatttgctacTTTCCtagagaggtaggcagagacaacctTTCACGTGCCACGATACTTCTTTtacttcattcacattttacAAAACTCTCTTCATCAAGCCCATCGGTTCAAGGAACAGTGTTAGTGTTAACTCACACCACTCAACAATTCATGCTGCGGATAACGCTGACAAATGCCCTGTCTAACTTAACCTAAACAAATCCTTACCTCTGGCAGCCCCAATTTCTCTCTCTCCTCCTTCTCCTTCGCATCCCTGATGGCTCTCTTCTCGTCTCTCATCCGGATCAAGTACCTGACACTTTGCATCACCTTCTCCTGTTCCCTTGCTATCCATCTGATAACagaaagttattatattaatacgtCACCTTTTCTTTAGGCTGTGAAAGATAaaactgcaaaaaaaaactaacaaatgCTAACAATGAAAATTCGCAAGGCCATCGGTGTCAGCTGGAGAAATAACCGTATCATGAACCAAACTTCTTGCGAAGCCCGCCAAAGGCTTCCAGCTACCTATCCAAACCCCTTGGTTGAGGGACGATAGTTCCCAAAAACAGATCTCTAGAAATAATACCTTTTCCTCTCAGCAATTTCCTCCTGAACTCCACCCCTTTGCCAAGCTTCAGCGCACGCGCGATCCCTGGGGAACACCGGCCTGTTATCCAGGTTCTGAAGATCTTTGATCCGGAGCGTCAGTGTCTTTCTGTAGGCTGGGATGATGCGTACTACTGGGTTCCCAGTTAGCACCAGCACTAGAAGTGAAAGTTATTCGTGGATTCTcgaataagtaaatattgcCCAAATAAAACAGAGATGGCATTACAGTATGATCTGTGGTCCAGTGTTCAGCCACCTTATTCGTGATTTTTGATAATAGGTAAGGTATGTGTAGCATCTTCCCTCTCTCACAATGATTGTGAAGTTGAAAAGTAGGAAACAGAGCTATTATATATAAGACATAatggtaaataataataagcctTGTCAAAAAGCCCATCATCAAGTGCATCCTTAATCGTGGATACAATCAGTCTCGTGACTTGAAAATGAGGACAATTTTTTGTTGAGCATTCCATTGGGAGCGGCGAATAAGTAACCTGACCGAATTCAACAATTGTGGGAATCAGGCAAGTGCCTTTGCTCTCAAACCTCGCTAGCTAGATAGtgtaatgaataattttgatcCTGCTAAAACCTAATGCAGTAAGATCTTCAAACAGAATAGACTAACCCTTAAGGATGATCATATCCGCAAGAACGTCAACAATGAGCGGGTCTTCCAGTCGGTTGTATGACAAGTCCAGCACTGACAGATTGCGGCAGTTTCGAAGTTGTTCCAGGTCATCTGGGAATCCAGAATTTCAGGTTAACGAGTGTTATCAGAAGAAACTATAGAGCGTGAACATACATAGGCACGATCCctcatacttcttttgcttcattcacatctttatGTAAGCTCGTCATTTTAGGGTACTATTAGCCTTTCGCCATGACGTCTTAGATTTAATCTAGGTGCATTCGTCTAGCCTTTTTACATTTCCATTAACGTTAATCAAGGGAATGGTTATCCCTCCCTGAAGATGATCTAATTCCTCGTACAAGACTaagtaatgaaattttaattttagtaaccGAAAACTCACCATAAGAAGACAGCATATTATGAGCAATGCTCAACGTGTGCAGGTCTGGGACGACGTCCAAATTCTCGATTTTACACACGAAGTTGTGGTCAAGATTCAAAGTGTCCAGCTTAGGGCATCCCGCTAGGTTTTCTATCTTTCTGACCACGTTATAGTGAAGGTAAAGACATTTCAGCTCGGACTGGGCATCTAAACCTTCAATTCTCTGGATGCCGTTGTTTTCAAGAAATATGCATTTCAGGCCAGTGTATTCTTCTAGATTTTCGATTTTGGAGAAGCCCTGCGTGCGTAAGGTAAGATATGATTATTCTTGATTTAGAAATAatatcgataaaaataaaagtcatcGTATGGTGTTGATAGATTGATTTAGAAAactgaattataattttgatattctGTAGGTTCGTCTGTTTTCTACTGAACACCAGAGATTTCagatttctttaaattttaagtaatttccaGACATGCCCACAGAAGTTGAACAATATTGGAGTAAATACCCAGCTATATTTTCCCCGTAGACAACTACctcaaaatcatttattaccttaaaatgtaaatataggATGTCATTCAAATAAGGCGTGCAGTACAACTTGTGTTGTTTGCAGTGGTTCCTTATAAACTCCTTGGTCATCCTCGGACCCCTGTTCATCTCCTCCATCTCTTCCTCGAATTTCTTCTGAATCTCTCGTTTTTTCTCTCGCTCTTGCTCCGCTTCTTCTGCCTTTCTTTCTTCAATTTGTTTCTGCCTTTCTACTGATGTTATGCGCACTcctgaaacaatatttttattttcaaaatcatgATCTTCTGGCATTATTCTAGCTATCATTTTCACTTCTCTGGAGTGGAGCCCAGGTACTGGTTGGATTGaattatggttacacatccaattctctgaatgtgcaggtttcacATGATATCTTTCCTTACCGAAAGAGCATTGGATAACAATTAAACTAAGGTAACCATGAATTTTAGAGGGTGCTGTGATTCGGACTGATTAACTACCAAGGAACACCTTCCACCAGGCTGGATGTTATGTTGAGGAAATCGcatcattattttctttataagttCATAGTAAAGTTAACTTTTTGCatcattttaaatacttactttttgtTTCCCCCTCCGTTGGCGGCAATCCGCATTCAATACTTTGCTTTAGTTCGTTCAAACTGTTATTAGCGTCGACGATACCAGCATTATCACCTTGACCTTTTGCATCTGATTCCACTGCTGGCAACTCACGAATTTTGCAACTTTGTTGTAAAGGCTTCTTTCTAGACTCTTCTCTTCGAAGCAAATTGTTTGCAAGTCTCAAAACTTCTTTATTGTCCTTcatgttatgttttatatcACACAAAAGACCATCTATTCTCTTGTTCCTTTCTTGTTCTTGCTTTTTGAATTCCTCTAGTCTTTTGTTGCGTTCCTCCGAAACATTACTGAGATCAATATCCCATAACTCTTTTCGCATTTTCGCACTTTTTTCTGCTATCACTGGATCTAACGGGATTTcaggtggtggtggtggtatCTTCGTCTTTTCATCATCACATAGATTTGGAACGTCTGAATTGATATTTCCTTTGATAGGATGCAAGATATCGTGCGACTTTTGTAATATGTCATCTACTTCTTTCATAAATGTCTTACACTCTTTATTTCTCATTTCGTATCTCTCTTTGCTTTGATTAATTCTATCTTCGTGACATTTCAATTCTACGTTTAGTCTTTTAATAGAATCATTTATATCATCTATTTGTGATCGCGAAACATTTGATTCGATTTCGATATTTTCCGTTGTGTTTTCTTCGGCAGTTTCTCGGGCATCTTCATTCATTTCTTCCAATTTCGCCGATTCAGCTATCATTCCATGTTTTCTTCTCAATATTTCtccttcttcttttatattttgatatgCAATGTTAGATTTTTTAGAGTTTTCTAGAGCTTCATTGacatcatttaataattcattcatactATTCAACTTGTTGGTTATATCTTCCCGAATTAAAGTGCTGAGATTTTCAGCTCCCTCGACAATATTCCGAGCCAGACTTTTCATTTCAGTGAACTCTAGTGCTTTGTTGTCTCTATTGTCATGATCAC
Proteins encoded in this region:
- the LOC106132851 gene encoding dynein axonemal assembly factor 1 homolog, coding for MNIPGTSVVDPEYIEKKRAELEIFFKDAKLPKDVLQRVIENELKPLTEPNENPNPSYIAASFPGEVKSEYEVMTGQPFTEVKESNKPFTDEEIREMINANPILIDKARQIQIASKQMKPIAVPLDHINLPSYTQIRSDIDSAKGNKEQVDKINYQNMQALMNSVADFKTINQGPPKLENDSESEETDYEEEYEAIEKVVSQYTDKSYETRFQETKEMLQKLADDYESPECTTNTSDTKANIMKNPILKESSIHVIKGQIRKTAIQEVQEKYAINESIRDNPINLNLSGEIEIKTEQKKKEEEPVDIEEVFPKSFEARLKDTQKALQDINVILDDTSLENSSNKSLPEEPANNFEESQNESDVNEQVITGQQKFDERMEQTLQNALEDIFELGDHDNRDNKALEFTEMKSLARNIVEGAENLSTLIREDITNKLNSMNELLNDVNEALENSKKSNIAYQNIKEEGEILRRKHGMIAESAKLEEMNEDARETAEENTTENIEIESNVSRSQIDDINDSIKRLNVELKCHEDRINQSKERYEMRNKECKTFMKEVDDILQKSHDILHPIKGNINSDVPNLCDDEKTKIPPPPPEIPLDPVIAEKSAKMRKELWDIDLSNVSEERNKRLEEFKKQEQERNKRIDGLLCDIKHNMKDNKEVLRLANNLLRREESRKKPLQQSCKIRELPAVESDAKGQGDNAGIVDANNSLNELKQSIECGLPPTEGETKRVRITSVERQKQIEERKAEEAEQEREKKREIQKKFEEEMEEMNRGPRMTKEFIRNHCKQHKLYCTPYLNDILYLHFKGFSKIENLEEYTGLKCIFLENNGIQRIEGLDAQSELKCLYLHYNVVRKIENLAGCPKLDTLNLDHNFVCKIENLDVVPDLHTLSIAHNMLSSYDDLEQLRNCRNLSVLDLSYNRLEDPLIVDVLADMIILKVLVLTGNPVVRIIPAYRKTLTLRIKDLQNLDNRPVFPRDRACAEAWQRGGVQEEIAERKRWIAREQEKVMQSVRYLIRMRDEKRAIRDAKEKEEREKLGLPEGEEQKENAENKPKPVTTEVDETEGPSILEQKFGPSEVKVKDGVAVDMLTGSEADDSTSEESSDVDSEDFKVEDKEDGTTTNMIEWSNIEQGKCLVQEVSHNPMPPQDDYWGGYREVQSPSTSRGDDFMSNFSALGNLMFSQQPHIERKKASQILAEHGMGKKSKAKITEVISEEKTVPEDAKKKALIEIIEPVEQVNPVNEKPTVGEAKFVSGIVEEGNLIIDHDKKIISEKELKPSLKKKSSASKIKKPLKKVVINEIRHDEDKPSNEEPFDGDGKSEKSKEENKKDENIEKKDNENQSRNSSGDIDQRRDSVQHSSGDGVALINYMHNMNADNIDDDEDMKPSAEDLEIFAELDREQEERQARIDRGEPAVDPMKLYDKETMDAFYKAQECVPAHEVTEKVSYTTYKNDNAFDRIALSQLTGGEKPDESKVKLTRVPGAILYQYVEKQVPETNVEYEIGEEVVESAPSSGETESINISSDSSSSEPEIDVQIKNINRTSFRPSTANKSKVESENGENVGKTNKTDESVEVTNLPSSSKHESDQATDKEAKRSIINTINSYEDGRYPSQGINYSDMTKNARIDQSVASEILTRTQQYEEREMFRQIDVLNSHAGKIDNKTNAIIEHISGQLENEYTLPEVSRILEVHMEVAEQRWRAGEFVNYVPVSPPESAVDDNDNEDTLVPSHDTSLEDTLTEDKVNAMVKINEDNESDHGTEAKDDSKETTDVVKSDIDTQQNDDDCKGESNDLKNAELNDSKVEFESFVDESETIDGDDVFEDCVGDGERDNFDRIDETYSIEMKLALGLGDENNTF